In Uranotaenia lowii strain MFRU-FL chromosome 2, ASM2978415v1, whole genome shotgun sequence, one genomic interval encodes:
- the LOC129744973 gene encoding uncharacterized protein LOC129744973 isoform X2, translating into MFRVCIVVLSVIVFQAFVLTIPLNANRNTTEPQLSNKSDPLSALKQWCVDTSGSDAGFRRFISAVPDLPICLINRIDFNENLEEVQQFMTGDFKPFLKKICSRLNNALSCYDWTIEGPISEQTIQNLLMGSLMFFQIL; encoded by the exons ATGTTTCGGGTTTGTATAGTTGTGCTATCAGTGATTGTTTTTCAAG CATTCGTTCTGACGATTCCGCTGAACGCTAATCGAAATACCACTGAACCACAACTTTCAAATAAATCCGACCCGTTATCAGCGCTCAAGCAATGGTGTGTCGACACCTCCGGATCGGATGCTGGTTTTAGAAGATTCATCTCCGCCGTCCCTGACCTCCCTATTTGCCTCATAAATCGcattgattttaatgaaaacctCGAAGAAGTTCAACAGTTTATGACCGGCGATTTCAAACCATTCCTGAAGAA aatcTGTTCTCGGTTGAACAATGCATTGTCGTGCTACGATTGGACTATCGAAGGTCCAATTtca GAGCAAACGATCCAGAATTTATTGATGGGTTCATTGATGTTCTTTCAAATCTTGTGA
- the LOC129744973 gene encoding uncharacterized protein LOC129744973 isoform X1 has protein sequence MFRVCIVVLSVIVFQAFVLTIPLNANRNTTEPQLSNKSDPLSALKQWCVDTSGSDAGFRRFISAVPDLPICLINRIDFNENLEEVQQFMTGDFKPFLKKICSRLNNALSCYDWTIEGANDPEFIDGFIDVLSNLVKCNVSRALENIDEQCHEIDDSLNCVRPHVEAHGLPEMLHMIDSIRNPVKVAFKCNDANGLHLKQRKPESYGQSNE, from the exons ATGTTTCGGGTTTGTATAGTTGTGCTATCAGTGATTGTTTTTCAAG CATTCGTTCTGACGATTCCGCTGAACGCTAATCGAAATACCACTGAACCACAACTTTCAAATAAATCCGACCCGTTATCAGCGCTCAAGCAATGGTGTGTCGACACCTCCGGATCGGATGCTGGTTTTAGAAGATTCATCTCCGCCGTCCCTGACCTCCCTATTTGCCTCATAAATCGcattgattttaatgaaaacctCGAAGAAGTTCAACAGTTTATGACCGGCGATTTCAAACCATTCCTGAAGAA aatcTGTTCTCGGTTGAACAATGCATTGTCGTGCTACGATTGGACTATCGAAG GAGCAAACGATCCAGAATTTATTGATGGGTTCATTGATGTTCTTTCAAATCTTGTGAAGTGTAATGTTTCTCGAGCTCTGGAAAACATCGACGAGCAGTGTCATGAAATAGACGATTCGTTAAACTGTGTACGGCCTCATGTTGAAGCTCATGGATTACCTGAAATGTTGCACATGATCGATTCCATCAGGAATCCTGTGAAGGTTGCCTTCAAATGCAACGATGCTAACGGATTACACCTCAAACAACGTAAGCCAGAAAGCTATGGGCAGTCAAATgagtaa